The DNA sequence tGCTGACAAAGCACACCATCTggtggagagaaacaaaacagaaggaGGCGGCAGGTCAGCTCGTTCAGTACAGCGTTGGAAGGATTAGATAACAACTATGGGGGCTTTTTGCAGGCTctggagggtgtgtgtttgtgtatttgtgctgtgtgtttttgcttaaTGAACCTTAATGAGTGTGCCTACCTCGATACAAATGTAGTTGTGGTTTTTCTCAGCCTTGTCAACAAACACGGCGAACAGGGACAGGACGGGGTGCGTGCTGAAGAAGGTGCACTCAGACCAGACGactgctgctgacagcagaCACAGGAGAACTGCCAGCAGCCTGTAGAAACGCTGCCGGAACAAACACTCCCAGTACCACTCTGAGGAgatgacatacacacacacacacacccaagcaTGACTACAAACACGGGAGGTATAATTAAACTGACATTTCAGCAACACACCCATGCAGCAGGTCTGGATTCATACACAgaactaacaaacaaacaggatttTGTAAGTGCCATAATGAAGTATGTAGTAGActacaaaaaacatgtaatctgaTCTATAAACATCTGGATtacttcaaaatcaaacattgaaAATACTGCACATCATGctagaaaaaaatgcagctgccAAAATATAATTCtcacaaatactttttttttttttttcaatatttcactCACTCAAAATCtttcatgcaaataaaaatacattttcaaattcagcaTTTGCTAAAACAGTACAGgtgattttgtttctgctttttttttgtacaagggtattttcaaaaagattttttttttccaaaagaaatTCCTGCCTTCGCCAACGGTATGAAAACACAAGCCCTGGCCAAAGCAACAGGTGGCAATATAACTTCTACCATTAGGCCATGTTGGCCAATCAGAAACCTGCCAAACACCATGGTTGTCCTGTGTCAACATAAACACTAAAAATGGGTGGGGGAGTCTTGCAGAATGCCAACACACGATCAAATGTGCCACAGCTTTGCACTCAAGCGAAGCAGCTGAGTAAATGAGTTTGGGATTTTAACACCAATTGGACTCACCGACAGTGGGAGTGTAAAAGAACCTGCGGATCCACCCGTGGTGGTGTGCTGAGGGGAAGCTGTGGGTCAACTGTCGGACCGGGCTGCTCTGGCTTTTGGCTACATCCTCGAGATGAAAAGCCTCGTCTGTCAGGATAGACCACTGGACCTGAGTCTGAGCGTGTCTGTGCACTGCAGAGATGACCTgaaacacacgcacagtcaGCAGGGTcacatttttgcattgtttCCTTTAAAATCTCAGTGCAGTGACATTTACAATTACTTTTTTATGAAGGTTAATGAGGCTTCTTTTTGTGGGAACGACGTTTTGTTCACCACCAGGGCTTTCCACATGTCTCCCCATATCCTCTTGGTAGTCAGCGGGACACTGAAATGAGACGACGCTCAAATGAAGAAGAACCTGactgtaaaaactgtaaatgcaACAATAAACTTGTTGGACATTAACTTTTATTTCACCCccaacagatgttttatttgacgAACAAATCACATGACGCGTCTCTCACCTTTGTCAAAATGGTGTCCACACACTTCCTCAGATGGTGGTTGTGCCTGACGGATGCGTTAACAGCTGCCACGTCCTGATAATGAGAAATacaaaaagtttatttttaaacatagCAAAGTCTGTTCTATGAATCTCTTCTCTTAGAGCACAGGAGAGTTGATAAATCCTCACCTCCATAACATCTGCTAGGTTCTCCTCAGCCTCTACCTTCTCAGTAGCCATTTTCGCTGCCTTGAAGTAGGTCTTGGCCAGCAGGTAACCATGTGAAGATGACAGCCAATAAGAACGAGGGATCTCCACCAGGCCGTAGCCTAGCAACAGCACCAGGAGGAAGAGGCCCCAGGTGTTGGCAGCTGTAATGCCGATGGTCTGGAGCTCCCTCCTGTGCAAGtttcacaaagacagacaactCGATTCACAGACATCTTTTCTTTTAGCGTTGTTTGGTTAGAGTTTTTCTGATTTGAGGGGGACGTTTGATTTACCATGAGAGCTGCCACGAAGGGTGAGCAGCCACATAGATGAGCAgggagatgaagatgaggagatAGGTGCCATAATAGATTGCATTTTCAATGAGGGCCGTTTTCATCTTCCCGACTCTGGAGAATGCTGCCGACCGAGCGTAAGACTGCATGAAGGGCAAcagcagcctgcacacacacacacacacacacacagcagatagAGTCAATGTACCAAACTATCATTGTGCTTATATCAAAAGGTGGAACATGCAGAagttaaatgttgtgtgtgttaaGATCTTACCAAGTGAGAAACTGGGAAGTCCAGTACACGACTCTCCAGAACACTGGTAGGATGCCATCGGGGATGTAACTCCATGGTTTCTCACAAGCCTTTGGctcactgtaacacacacacagaagaatgTGACATAAATATAATCATAAAATCATTAAACACAAGTTAAACTGCAGCAATGTGCACAGTATCTGTTTGGATACAAACACTTGGTGTCAGCGAattcagaaatgttcaaatctTGAACTCAGTTTCAATATAActgactattttttttaacatcaagTATCAGTAAACACAGTCGATCCAGATTACACAAGTGAGGCAGTTTATAGAAAGACAGACTCACAGTTCACTTCATAATACAACAACTCATATGTTCATAGATGTGgccacatttttcagttttattctgGTTAAGTTTAGCATCAGCATCATCCTGTTGAATTctataaatgttattttccacGCTGTGAGCACCATAAATGGAATTTCATTCAACTTCATTGTTTTGAGGTGGAAGCAGAAACTTCTCGTGATCACCTCAGACAAATGACACCAATATCATTGACATGGCTACCAGAGGTGATAACTGAGTGAACCAGCCCGTTAAGTCAATACTGTGTACTGATTGTGATCGAACCCAGCTTGAAAGTTCAGAATCTATTGAATGAGAAACCCTTTTTATGAGCAGATACTCCACAGCCGCACTACTGTGATTAAACAGAGCAGGTAAGGTCACACATGACCACAGAAAAAGCTTCAGCTTGAGGCGACCACGGTAAAAGAAAACCACTGAAACTGATAACAGGCCATTCATTTACATGAAACAGCTGGCGACTTCCTCTATGGTTTTGGCGTTTGGAATTGATGCATTGTCATAAATGATTCAGTCTATTTACTTTGACGTCATTGAGCCTCACAAAACAGTACAAGGAACTGAGTGTTTATCAGTATGAGCGGCTGTATATCAGTATGAGCGGCTGACAGTAAAACCCTCTGCAAGTGCAACATCATGACTGttaccttaaaataaaaacatacattgcGTGTCACGTTGGATAACCTTCCAACACAACCTGAAGAATTAACGTACGTTGCCTTGAGACAAGCCAACGGTGCCAATAAATGAAACGTAACGTCATTTACCCGACAGCTGGATAAGTAGAGGCGTCGTTATCTGTCTGATTGGATCGCGT is a window from the Acanthopagrus latus isolate v.2019 chromosome 5, fAcaLat1.1, whole genome shotgun sequence genome containing:
- the lmbrd2a gene encoding G-protein coupled receptor-associated protein LMBRD2a isoform X2; protein product: MSGAALVVVVVVVFFLALYLLQRYGDLRRQQRMVLLGTLLAWYLCFLIVFILPLDVSTTIYNQCLLDTANQRTPVTQATRSNQTDNDASTYPAVGEPKACEKPWSYIPDGILPVFWRVVYWTSQFLTWLLLPFMQSYARSAAFSRVGKMKTALIENAIYYGTYLLIFISLLIYVAAHPSWQLSWRELQTIGITAANTWGLFLLVLLLGYGLVEIPRSYWLSSSHGYLLAKTYFKAAKMATEKVEAEENLADVMEDVAAVNASVRHNHHLRKCVDTILTKCPADYQEDMGRHVESPGGEQNVVPTKRSLINLHKKVISAVHRHAQTQVQWSILTDEAFHLEDVAKSQSSPVRQLTHSFPSAHHHGWIRRFFYTPTVEWYWECLFRQRFYRLLAVLLCLLSAAVVWSECTFFSTHPVLSLFAVFVDKAEKNHNYICIEMVCFVSILFLCVCVYSTVFRIRFFNYYYLVPHHQTDAYSLQFSGMLFCRLTPPLCLNFLGLIHMDSTISHQDRIQTSYTSIMGSMRVLSFISDGFYIYYPMLVLLLCFATFYSLGSRCLNLLGFPQYITDGDLTSDLEDEGRELIRRERRKRQKAEDGENRRWDWRERYGVQRSTGRTRDGYTEIKDSQGSPVTEIKNSVITFNRRDRDTEEQQRGLLQHNSSDEDSPNRRSTGGRYLSLSHPRAGIFEDV